Genomic window (Saccharothrix australiensis):
CGAGCTGGCGCGGGCGGGTGCGGTCCGCGTGCTGGACGTCGCGGGCAACCCGCTGGACGGCGGGCCCGCGCCCGACCTGACCCCGCAGGAGATCCGGCGGCTCAAGGCGGGCGAACGGGTGCTGCGCGTCGACGGCCCCAGCGCGCACCGCTGGCTGGGCCGGGTGGTGTTCACCGCGGACGGCACGCCGCAACTGCACGTCACGGGGGACACCCTGGTCGGCTACCGGGAGGCGAACGAGCTGGGCACCCGGTGGCTCGCGGTCGCGGCGGTGCTGGTGGCCGGCCTGGTGGGCATCGCGACCTGGCTGTCGGTGCGGTCGTCGCTGCGCCCGGTGGAGCGGATGCGGGCGGCCGCGGGCGAGCTGCCCAGGGGCGAGCGGCTGCCCGTGCCCGCCGCGCGCGACGAGCTCCAGGCCCTCGCCGTCGCCCTCAACGCCCTGCTGGCCAGGCGCGACGAGGCGACCGAGCGGCTGCGCCGGTTCACCGGGGACGCCGCGCACGAGCTGCGGTCACCGGTCACCTCCGTGCGCGCCCAGGCCGAGGTCGCCGTGGCGCACCCGGACCCGGACTTCTCCCTGGAGGTCCTGGAGTCCGTGGTGGAGGAGTCGGAGCGGCTGTCGAGCCTGGTGGACGCGCTGCTGATGCTGGCCCGCGCGGACACCGGCGAGCTGCCCCGCGCCGAGCCGGTCGACCTGGTGCTCCAGGCGCAGGCCGCGGTGGAGCGGATGCCCGAGACCGGGCTGCTGCTGTCGATCCACGCCCCGATCGGCGCGTGCCTGATCCAGGCCGCCCGCACCGAGGTCGAGCTGGTGCTGGACAACCTGATCCGCAACGCGAGCCGCTACGCGCAGACCTTCATCCGGATCTCGGTGCTGCCCGCGCCCCGCGAGATCCGGCTGCTGGTGGACGACGACGGCCACGGCATCCCGCCCGAGCACCGCGAGAAGGTGTTCGACCGGTTCCACCGGGTGGAGTCCGACCGGGGCCGCGCGACCGGCGGGTTCGGGCTGGGCCTGGCGCTGGTCGCCCACCTGGTGACGCGCCGCCGGGGCACGGTCCGCGCCCTGGAGTCACCGGAGGGCGGCGCGCGCCTGGAGGTGCGCTGGCCCGCCTACCGGTGATGGCAGGATCTTTCCCGTGCCGGAGTTGAGAGCGACCACCCTGGTCGACGCGCCCCTGCGGACGGTCGCCGCGGCCCTGTTGGACGCCCGGCTGCTGGCGCGGTCGATCCGCGGCCTGGGCGTGCGCATCGGCTCCGCCGGCCCGGTGCTGCACGTCGGCGCGGAGCTGGCCGGCGCGGTGGGCCCCGTCACCGGCACGCTGCTGGTCACCAGGGCGGACACGACCGGTGTCGCGGCGGAGCTGGTCGGCGGGCCGCTGCCGCGGTTCGTGCTGGTCACGGACCTGCTGCACACCGGCGGCGGCACGATGGTGGTCGACTCGGTGGAGTGGACGAGCCCCGGCGGGCCGTTCGGGCGGCTGGCCGACGTGGTCGTGGGCCGCGGGCTGGCGCTGAAGGTGCTCCAGGCGCGGGCCCAGGCGGTCTCCGAGCGCAGCCGCCTGCTGGCCGACGCGAAGGTCGTGGTGGGCGCGGCGATCGTGCGGGACGGCCTGCTGCTGGCCCAGCGGCGCGGCTACCCGGCGGAGGTGGCGGGCGGCTGGGAGCTGCCCGGCGGGCGGGTCGAGCCGGGGGAGTCCGACCACGCGGCGGTCGTGCGGGAGTGCGAGGAGGAGCTGGGCGTCGCGGTGGTGCCCGGCGACCAGCTCGGCCCGGACGTCCCGCTGGGCGGCGACCACTTGCTGCGGGTGTTCCGGGCGGAGCTGGCGCGGGGCGAGCCGAGGGCGAGCGACCACCCGGAGGTGCGCTGGGTGGGCGCGTCCGAGCTGGACGGGCTGGACTGGCTGCCCGCCGACCGCGTCCTGCTGCCCGCCCTGCACGACCTGCTGGCGCCACCCGCCTGAACGGCCGGCCGGTAGCCGGGTCGCGGCTGCCCGGCCGGCCGTCGGATCACCCCAGGCCGGACATCCGCAGCGCGGCGTCCAAGCGGTGCGAGCACCGCTCACGGGCGCGCTCCGCGCCGTGCGCGCGCACCCGGTCCAGCTCCGCCGGGTCGTCCAGCAGCGCCTGCGTCCGCTCCCGCACCCCGCGCAGTTCCTCGACGACGGCCTCCGCCGTGGCCTCCTTCAGCTCGGCGTAGCCGGACAGCGTCGACGCCAGCTCCTTCGGGTCCTTCGCCGTGCACGCGGCCAGGATCTCCAGCAGGTTCGCCACGCCCGGCTGCGCGTCCGGCGCGTACCGCACGACGCCGAGGTCGTCGGTCACCGCGCGCTTGATCTTGCGGCGCACCAGGTCCGGCGGGTCGAGCACGAAGACCGTGCCGGCCGCGTCCTTCGCCGACTTGGCCATCTTGCGGGACGGGTCCGCCAGGTCGCGGACGCGCGCGGCGGTGGGCGGCACCACGGACTTCGGCATCACGAACACCTCGCCGTAGGTGCCGTTGAACCGCCGGGCGAGCACCCGCGCCAGTTCGACGTGCTGCGCCTGGTCGTCGCCCACCGGCACCTCGTGCGCGCCCTGGAGCAGGATGTCGGCGGCCATCAGCACCGGGTAGGTGAGCAGGCTCAGCCGCACCGACGACTGCCCGGCCGACTTCTCCTTGAACTGGATCATCCGCGCCGCCTCGCCGTACGTGCAGGTGCACTCCAGCACCCACGTGAGCGCGCCCAGCTCGCGCACCAGGTCGGATTGCACCGCCACGGACCGCGGATCGACCCCGGCGGCGATGAGCACCGCCAACTGCTCCCGCGCCAGCGATCGCAGCCGGGCCGGGTTGTGCGAGGTCGTCATCGCGTGCAGGTCGCTGATGAAGTACACGTCCTGGTCGGTGCCCTCGGCGGCCCACTGCCGGATCGCGCCGAGGTAGTTGCCCAGTTGAGCGGGACCGGACGGGGTGATGGCGGACAGCCTGATCATGGGAGCTCCTTCGGGAGGGTGAGCCCGCCCACCGGACCTCCACACGCGAAGGCCGCCCGAGCGGGCGGCCTGCGTTGGTCAACGCACGGTTCTCAGGGCCGCCGCGGAGCGGACCACCAGAACGGGTAAAGAGTGCGCATAGCCGCGATCATAACGTGCTGTCCGAGGGTCCTCCAGGTCTACGATTTTTTCATGTACATCGTGCTGCTGGAGTACATCAAGCCGTTGGACGAAGTCGACTACGCACTGCCGGAGCACGTGGACTGGCTGAACAAGCAGTACGAGGCCGGTCGCTTCCTCGTGTCCGGGCGCCAGGTGCCCCGCGTGGGCGGCGTTATCATCGCCCGCGCGATGCCGCGCGGGAAGCTCGACGCCCTGCTCGCGACCGATCCCTTCGCCATCCGGAAGCTGGCCCGCTACCAGGTGGTGGAGTTCGAGGCCACCCGGACCGCGCCGGAGCTGGCCACGGTCAACGAAGCCGTGCCGGCCTGATCGGCCGCACCCGCCCGCCACCCGGAGCGGCCGGGCGGCGCGGGCTCACCCGGCCATTTTCGCGGCTTTCCGCGCCGCCTTCTCCGCTTTCTTGATCGCCTTCGCGCGCGCTTTCCGCAGGGCGACCACGGGGCACCGGTCGCAGCGGGGCTCGGAGCGGCGGCACTTCTTCTTGACTTCGCCTTGCCCACGTGGCGCCTCCCGATCGACCGGGTGTCCCCGGACCGGGTGAGGCTGACCTCACGCTGCGTGCCTGTGTGGTAATGGCAGCGGTGCGGGTAGGCTGTTCAACGGCTCGCGCATTCCCCACGTCCTGGCGCCTGCCCATCCTCGACAGACAGCTCTAGGAGTTCCGCGTGCCCACGGCCACCGCGTCGATCAAGGAAACGCTGGTCCGCAACGACCTGCGCAACGTCGCGATCGTCGCGCACGTTGACCACGGCAAGACCACCCTGGTCGACGCCATGCTCCGCCAGTCCGGGGCCTTCTCAGAACGCGCCGAGCTCGTCGACCGGGTGATGGACTCCGGCGAGCTGGAGCGCGAGAAGGGGATCACGATCCTCGCCAAGAACACGGCCGTGCGCAGGCACACCGCCGACGGCGTGGTCACCATCAACGTCGTCGACACTCCGGGCCACGCCGACTTCGGCGGCGAGGTCGAGCGCGGCCTGTCGATGGTCGACGGCGTGGTCCTGCTGGTCGACGCCTCGGAGGGGCCGCTGCCGCAGACCCGGTTCGTGCTGCGCAAGACGCTGGCCGCCGGCCTGCCGGTGATCCTGGTGGTGAACAAGGTCGACCGCCCCGACGCACGGATCTCCGAGGTCGTCGACGAGGCGCACGACCTGCTGCTCGACCTGGCGACCGAGGTCGGCGCGGACGACTCCGTGCTCGACCTGCCGGTCGTCTACGCCTCGGCGCGGGCCGGCCGGGCGAGCCTCACCCAGCCCGCCGACGGCGGCCTGCCGGACGAGGAGAACCTGGACTCGCTGTTCGACGTGCTGCTCAACCACATCCCCGCGCCGACCGGCGACGCGGACGCCCCGCTGCGCGCGCTGGTGACGAACCTGGACGCGTCGGCGTTCCTGGGCCGCATCGCGCTGTGCCGCATCGAGGCCGGTCGCATCCGCAAGGGCGAGACGGTGTCGTGGTGCCGCGAGGACGGCTCGGTGCACAAGGTGCGCATCACCGAGCTGCTGATCACCGAGGCGCTGGAGCGCGTGCCGGCCGAGGAGGCGCGGGCGGGCGACCTGGTCGCGATCGCCGGCATCCCGGAGATCACCATCGGCGACACGCTGGCCGACGTGGACAACCCGGAGCCGCTGCCCCGGATCACCGTGGACGAGCCCGCGATCTCGATGACCATCGGCGTGAACACCTCGCCGCTGGCCGGTCGCGGCGGCGGCACCAAGCTCACCGCGCGCCTGGTGAAGGCCCGCCTCGACTCGGAGCTGGTCGGCAACGTGTCGGTGCGCGTCCTGCCCACCGAGCGCCCCGACACCTGGGAGGTGCAGGGCCGCGGCGAGCTGGCGCTGGCCATCCTGGTCGAGCAGATGCGCCGCGAGGGCTTCGAGCTGACCGTCGGCAAGCCGCAGGTGGTGACCAAGACGGTCGACGGCAAGCTGCACGAGCCGTTCGAGCGGCTGACGATCGACGCGCCCGAGGAGCACCTGGGCGCGATCACCCAGCTGCTGGCCAACCGCAAGGGCCGGATGGAGAACATGTCCGGCCACGGCACCGGCCGGATCAAGCTGGACTACGTGGTGCCGTCGCGCGGCCTCATCGGGTTCCGCACCGAGTTCCTCACCGAGACCCGCGGCACCGGCATCGCCAACGCCGTGTCCGAGGGCTACGGCCCGTGGGCGGGCGAGATCCGCACCCGGCACAACGGGTCGCTGGTCGCCGACCGCTCGGGCTCCATCACCGCGTACGCGATGATCCAGCTCGCCGACCGCGGCACGTTCTTCGTGGAGCCGGGCGCGGACGCCTACGAGGGCATGGTCGTCGGCGAGAACCCGCGCGCCGAGGACCTCGACGTCAACGTCTGCCGCGAGAAGAAGCTCACGAACATGCGCACCTCCACCGCGGACGTGATGGAGACGCTGGCCCGCCCGCGCAAGCTGTCGCTGGAGGAGGCGCTGGAGTTCTGCGCCGCCGACGAGTGCGTCGAGGTCGCGCCGGAGGTGGTCCGGGTCCGCAAGGTCACCCTGGACGCCAACCAGCGCGGCCGGGAGCGCAACCGCGCCAAGCTGCGGGGCTGACGACCTGCGTGAACGCGCCCGCCGGCACCCCTGCCGGCGGGCGCGTCCGCGTGCCGGCCCGCGACGCACCCCCTTGACGAGGTGCAGGTCCGGGGGTGCGACCGCCCACATCGGCCAACCGGGACGCGCCCGAGGCCGTCCTACCAAGGTGAAAATCGGGGTCCTCGGTCAACCGCCCTCCCTGTCTGGCACCCTCGTGACCATGACTCGGTCTGGGGGGGCCCGCACGCGCCCGGGTGTTCTGGTGGTGCTGGTCGCGCTGCTCGCCGCGGTGTCGGCGTGCTCGGTCACACCGCCGCCCCCGCTGGTGCCGTCCACGCCGGGCATGACCGTCGTGCCGAAGGAGAAGCTGAACGAGGTCGTCGTCGGGGTGGACGACGTCAAGGGCAGCTACAACCCCCACACGATGGCCGGGCAGTCGACGGTCACCACGGCGCTCGCGTCGCTGCTGCTGCCCAGCACGTTCCGGGCCGACGCCGACGGCAGCCCGCGCGTCGACCTCGACCTGCTGGTCGGCGCCGAGGTCACGAAGGCCGAGCCGTACACCGTCACCTACACGATCCGGCGGGACGCCTCCTGGTCCGACGGCGCGCCGATCGCCGCCGAGGACTTCGTCTACCTGTGGGAGCGGATGCGCGCCGAGCCGGGCGTGGTCGACCCGGCGGGCTACCGGCTGGTCTCCGACATCACCTCCCGCGAGGGCGGCAAGGTCGTCGAGGTCGTCTTCCGCCACCCCTACCCCGGCTGGCGCAGCCTGTTCACCAACCTGCTGCCCGCCCACCTGCTCAAGGACGCGCCCGGCGGGTGGGCCGCCGCGCTGACCGACAGCTTCCCGGCGACCGCGGGCCCGTTCGCCGTCCGCACGCTCGACCAGCCGCGCGGCGAGATCATCCTGGAGCGCAACGACCGGTTCTGGGAGCAGCCGGCCGCGCTCGACCGGGTGGTGCTGCGCCGGGCGAGCCAGTCCGCCACGCTGGACGCGCTCAAGACCGGAGACGACCAGGCCGCGCTCGTCCGCGCCGACGAGAAGTCGTTGAAAGGCATCGACGACCTCGCCCGGACAACGCCCCTGACAACGGCCGTCGTCCCCCGCGCCGAGGTGGTGCAGGTGCTGGCCAGGCCCGCCGCGCCCCAGATGACCGACGTCCGGGTGCGCCAGGCGGTGCTGAACGCGCTCGACCGGGACGAGCTGATCGCCGCCGGCACCCGCAAGGGGCCCGCCGCCGAGCTCAGGGCCGACGCCCAGGTCGTGCCGCCCACCAAGGCCGGTTACCAGCCGACGTTCCAGCCCAACCCGACGCCGGTCGCCCAACTGCTGACCGAGGCCGGCTACACGCCGCAGAACGGCGGCTGGGCGCGGGACGGTAAACAACTGTCGCTCACCATCGCCGCACCCGACGGCGTCGAGCCGTATGTGACCGTCGCGCACCAGGTCCAGCGTCAACTGTCATTGTCCGGAATCGCCGGACGGGTCCTTACAACGCCGCCGAATCAGTTGTTCGGACGTGATCTCTCCGGCACGGCGACAACCGACGTCGAGGTGGTCGACATTGCGGTGGTGCCGCGCGTCGACACCGGTGATTCCGCCGCGGCGCTCGCTTCCGCATTCGGCTGCCGCGCCTCGTTGGGCGACGTCAGTACACCCATTCCGGCGAATCTGTCGGGTTTCTGCGATCAGTCCGTCCAGACCACGATCGAGGACGCGCTGACCGGGAACGTGCTGCTGTCCGACGCCCTGGCGCGCGTCGAGCCGGTGCTCTGGCAACAGGCGGTCGCGATGCCGTTGTTCCAGGTAGCGGACCTGCTGGTGGTCCTGCCGCAGGCCCAGAACGTGACCGCGGGCGCCCCCTTCGCGGGTCCGCTCAGCGGTGCGTCCACCTGGCGCAGGGAAGGCCGCTGACCGCCGGCGCGCCGCATTGGCCTTGGTTCGCCGCGTGTCGAAGTGCGTGCGCTGTGCAATATTGACAGTATTCCAGGTGTCCGGTTAACGATCCTCCCGCGCGGTAACGACGGAGTAGCTTGCTGCTACCGGCGTGTCACCCTTTGGTCACGATCGGCCTTGGGGGAGTGACCCTGCTTGCGGCAGGTTCTTATCGTGCTGCAACGGTGTGTCGGTTCGGGGCGCGTTTGGCACATCACGGTTATGGGTGGAGTTGTGGCAAACGCCTCACTCCGGCCCGGTGCTAGGAGGGCACGTGTCGATGAGGAGATCAAAAGCTGTCTCGGCGCTCGCGCTGCTGACCGGCGCGGCACTCTTGCTGAGTGCGTGCGGTGGTGGCGGCACCAGCGGGAGCGACCAGGGGGGTCAGCAGAACGCCGACCCCGGCAAGATCGGCGGCCAGGACGAGCTGTTGAAGCGTCCGAAGGTGGACGACATCGGCGAGATCTCGGTCGTCGTGGAAGAGGGCTTCCACAACTACAACAACTACATCGGCGCGACGAACAACTTCTCCAGCGTCATCGCGCTCTCCCAGGTGTCGCCCTCGCCCTACATCGCGGACCTCTCGCCGGACGGCAAGGTCGTCATCAAGGTCGACGGCGACCTGATGGAGTCGATCAAGGTCACCTCCACCGAACCGCAGACGATCGAGTGGAAGGTCAACAAGGCCGCGGTCTGGTCGGACGGCAAGCCGATCGACTGCGACGACTTCCACCTCAAGTGGCTCGCCGGCGCCAGCAAGGCGACCATCAAGGGCGACGACGGCTCCGAGGCCGGCATCTTCGACACGTCCCCGACGGGCTACGAGAACATCGAGAAGCTCGAGTGCTCGGACGACGACAAGACGATCAAGACCACGTTCTTCAAGGACCAGGCGTTCGCGGACTACCGCTCGCTGTTCTCCTACATCGGTAGCGACGGCATCCTGCCGGCGCACATCCTGGAGGAGAAGACGGGCGTCGCCGACATCACCAAGGTGACGCCGGACCAGAACGACGAGACGGTCAAGAAGGTCGCCGAGTTCTTCACCAAGGGCTGGCTGGGCTTCGACCCGTCGGTCGCCCTGTCCGGTGGCCCGTACCTGATCGAGTCGACGGACCTGAAGGACCAGACGGTCCTCGTCCGCAACCCGAAGTGGTGGGGCGAGAAGCCCGCCGCGTCGAAGGTCATCCTCAAGACCAACACGGACGCGCAGTCGGCGGCCCAGCAGCTCCAGAACAAGGAAGCCGTCGTCATCGCGCCGCAGGCCGACCCGGCGGTGGCGCAGCAGCTCCGCGGCGACAGCTCGTTCAAGGTGTTCGCGGCCGGTGGCCAGACCTTCGAGCACGTCGACTTCAACATGAGCCGCCCCCTGTTCAAGCAGAACAAGGAGCTGCGCGTGGCGATCGCCCAGTGCTTCGACCGCGAGGACCTGGTCGAGAAGCTGATCAAGGACGTCGACCCCAACGCCAAGCCGCTCGGCAACTTCATGTTCATGCCGAACGAGGTCGGCTACGAGGACCACTACAGCGACACCGGCAAGGGCGACGTGGCCGCGGCCAAGAAGACCCTCGAGGACGCCGGCTGGAAGCAGGGTGGCGACGGCATCTACACCAAGGGTGAGTTCCGCGCGTCCTTCAAGCTGGGCCACAAGATCGTCCAGCGGCGCGCCGACACCGTCCGCATCCTGCAGGACAAGTGCCGCCAGGCCGGCATCGAGATCATCGACGACCAGGCCGCCGACTTCAACGACAAGCGCCTCCCGGCGTCGGAGTTCGACGCGGCGCTGTTCGCGTGGGTCGGTCAGCCGGTGAAGGCCGGTTCGTACGGCAACTACGCCCAGAAGGAAAAGGGCGGCACGGGCAACTACAACCTGTACGACTCGGCCGTGGTGACCGAGAAGTGGCAGGCCGCGAACCGCATGCTCGACTTCCAGAAGCGCATCGAGGCGATGAACGAGATCGACAAGCAGATGCGCGACGACATGCACAGCGTTCCGCTGTTCCAGCTCGCCGACTTCGCCGCTTCCACGGCGGACATCTCCCCGATTTCCTACATCGGTGTGGGTGGCGGCGTGACGTGGAACCTGTACGCCTGGCAGATCAAGAAGTAAGTCGAGCTGCCACCAGCTCCGACGCCAACTGATTGAATCCGACCGGGGGGCCGGGTGCCACGAGCACCGGCCCCCCGGGCGGCGTCCGCGTCAGGTAGGCTGGCCCGCTTGCGGCGGGGGCGCCTAGGGAGACTAGAGACTTGTCATGTTCCGTTACATAATCCGGCGGTTGTTGATCTCGATTCCGCTGTTGATCGTCGCGTCGTTCCTCTGCTTCGGGCTCGTCAACGCCATGGGTGATCCCCTGGGCGAGTGGAAGCTCCAGAAGCCGAGGACCCCGGCGGAGATCAGCGCTGCCTACGAGCGGACCGGCTACAACAAGCCGTTCCTGGAGCGCTACGTCGACTGGGCCGGTGACTTCGTGACCGGCGACTGGGGCGAGTCCGTCGTGCCCGGCAACTCGGGCAAGCCCGTCAAGGAGAACGTGCTCAACGCGTTCAGCGTGACGCTCCGGCTGATCCTGGGCGCCGAGGTCATCGCACTCGTGCTCGGCATCGCGGTCGGTGTCATCGGCGCGGTGCGACAATACTCGATCTTCGACTACATAGCGACCGGCATATCGTTCACCATGTTCTCGATGCCGCTGTTCTGCATCGCGCTCGTGCTGAAGGCCGGTGGCATCGAGCTGAACAACTGGCTGGAATCGCTCGGGGCGGACCGGTGGATCATCACCGCGGGACCGCCGGGCGCCGGGTTCAGCGGCAGCCTCGGCAACCAGGTGTTCCAGTACACCGGCGCGTACGTGCTGCCGACCATTTGCCTGGTCGCGATCCAGTTCGCGCTGTACAGCCGTTTCCAGCGCGCGTCGATGCTCGACACGCTGAACGCGGACTACGTGCGCACGGCACAGGCGAAGGGCATCTCCCAGGCGCGGGCGATCTTCAAGCACGCGTTCCGCAACGCGCTCATCCCGATCATCACGGTGTCCTCGCTCAACATCGGCGCGAACTTCGGTGGCGCGGTGATCACGGAAACGGTGTTCGGCTGGTCCGGCATGGGCAAGTTCCTCGTCGATGCGATCACGAAGCTCGAACCCTACGAGGTGCTCGGCTTCATGATGGTGACGGCCGTGTTCATCATCGTGTTCAACCTGATTGCGGACGTGCTGTACGCGATCCTGGACCCGAGGATTCGCCTTGACTGAGATCGGTTCCCCCGTGGCCGCGCCCGCCGCGCCGACCTCCGGTGGCGAGGGCAGCCAGTTCGACAGCACCGCCGCGCGCAAGCAGTGGCAGGTCATCCTGCGGCGGTTCACGCGGCACAAGGCGGCGCTGGTCGGCCTGGTGCTGTTCGCGCTGCTGGTGCTGTTCGCGTTCTTCGGCGGGCTGCTCTGGAAGCACCCCTACACCGAGACCACGCGCCGGTACCTCCCGCCGAGCGCCGACCACCCGTTCGGCACCGACCGGCTCGGGTTCGACATGGTGGCGCAGATCATCCGCGGCACGCAGTTCTCGCTCCAGATCGCGATCTTCGTCGCGGTGCTGTCCACGATCATCGGCGTCGTCCTCGGCGCGCTCGCGGGCTACAAACGGGGCTGGGTCGACGCGGTCATCAGCCGGTTCATCGACCTGATCCTGGTGATCCCCAGCCTGGTCATCGCGGCCGTGCTGGTGCGCAACAGCTTCGTGGCGTCGGTGGCCGGTGGCGGCGGCAGCAACTGGCTGATCGTGGCCCTGTACCTGGGCCTGATCATGTGGCTGTCCATCGCCCGCGTCATCCGCGGCATGGTGCTGTCGCTGCGGGAGAAGGAGTTCGTGGAGGCCGCCCGCGCGCTGGGCGCGTCCACCACCCGGATCGTGTTCCGGCACATCCTGCCCAACACCGTGGACGTGATCATCGTCAACGCGACGCTGGCCATCGCCCAAGCGGTGCTGCTGGAGGCCGCGCTGTCGTTCATCGGCCTCGGCGTGCAGAGCCCGGACACGTCGCTGGGCCTCATGATCAGCCTGAACAAGAACGAGTTGACGCTGCACCCGTGGCTGTTCTTCATGCCGTTCCTGTTCATCGTGCTGATCTCGCTGTCGGTCAACTTCATCGGTGACGGTCTCCGGGACGCCTTCGACCCGCGCCAGAAGAGGGTGAAGGCATGAGTGAGTTGGACGTGATGAACGAGCCCGAGTCGGCGACCGGCTCCCGCCGCGGCGAGAAGCTGCTCAAGGTCGAGAACCTGTCGGTGGACTTCCCGACCGAGGACGGCGTGGTGCACGCCGTGCGCGACGTGTCGTTCACGCTCGGCGCGGGCGAGGTGCTGGGCATCGTCGGCGAGTCCGGCTCCGGCAAGTCGGTCTCGTCGATGGCGATCATGGGCCTGCTGCCCAAGACCGCGCGGATCGGCGGGTCGATCAAGTTCAAGGA
Coding sequences:
- a CDS encoding sensor histidine kinase, which encodes MNPRRWWLRRTLRFRITVVSTGVALLCLLALTLLAPSLIGRVQVGAVDAELARAGAVRVLDVAGNPLDGGPAPDLTPQEIRRLKAGERVLRVDGPSAHRWLGRVVFTADGTPQLHVTGDTLVGYREANELGTRWLAVAAVLVAGLVGIATWLSVRSSLRPVERMRAAAGELPRGERLPVPAARDELQALAVALNALLARRDEATERLRRFTGDAAHELRSPVTSVRAQAEVAVAHPDPDFSLEVLESVVEESERLSSLVDALLMLARADTGELPRAEPVDLVLQAQAAVERMPETGLLLSIHAPIGACLIQAARTEVELVLDNLIRNASRYAQTFIRISVLPAPREIRLLVDDDGHGIPPEHREKVFDRFHRVESDRGRATGGFGLGLALVAHLVTRRRGTVRALESPEGGARLEVRWPAYR
- a CDS encoding NUDIX domain-containing protein translates to MPELRATTLVDAPLRTVAAALLDARLLARSIRGLGVRIGSAGPVLHVGAELAGAVGPVTGTLLVTRADTTGVAAELVGGPLPRFVLVTDLLHTGGGTMVVDSVEWTSPGGPFGRLADVVVGRGLALKVLQARAQAVSERSRLLADAKVVVGAAIVRDGLLLAQRRGYPAEVAGGWELPGGRVEPGESDHAAVVRECEEELGVAVVPGDQLGPDVPLGGDHLLRVFRAELARGEPRASDHPEVRWVGASELDGLDWLPADRVLLPALHDLLAPPA
- the trpS gene encoding tryptophan--tRNA ligase, giving the protein MIRLSAITPSGPAQLGNYLGAIRQWAAEGTDQDVYFISDLHAMTTSHNPARLRSLAREQLAVLIAAGVDPRSVAVQSDLVRELGALTWVLECTCTYGEAARMIQFKEKSAGQSSVRLSLLTYPVLMAADILLQGAHEVPVGDDQAQHVELARVLARRFNGTYGEVFVMPKSVVPPTAARVRDLADPSRKMAKSAKDAAGTVFVLDPPDLVRRKIKRAVTDDLGVVRYAPDAQPGVANLLEILAACTAKDPKELASTLSGYAELKEATAEAVVEELRGVRERTQALLDDPAELDRVRAHGAERARERCSHRLDAALRMSGLG
- a CDS encoding YciI family protein — encoded protein: MYIVLLEYIKPLDEVDYALPEHVDWLNKQYEAGRFLVSGRQVPRVGGVIIARAMPRGKLDALLATDPFAIRKLARYQVVEFEATRTAPELATVNEAVPA
- the typA gene encoding translational GTPase TypA, which translates into the protein MPTATASIKETLVRNDLRNVAIVAHVDHGKTTLVDAMLRQSGAFSERAELVDRVMDSGELEREKGITILAKNTAVRRHTADGVVTINVVDTPGHADFGGEVERGLSMVDGVVLLVDASEGPLPQTRFVLRKTLAAGLPVILVVNKVDRPDARISEVVDEAHDLLLDLATEVGADDSVLDLPVVYASARAGRASLTQPADGGLPDEENLDSLFDVLLNHIPAPTGDADAPLRALVTNLDASAFLGRIALCRIEAGRIRKGETVSWCREDGSVHKVRITELLITEALERVPAEEARAGDLVAIAGIPEITIGDTLADVDNPEPLPRITVDEPAISMTIGVNTSPLAGRGGGTKLTARLVKARLDSELVGNVSVRVLPTERPDTWEVQGRGELALAILVEQMRREGFELTVGKPQVVTKTVDGKLHEPFERLTIDAPEEHLGAITQLLANRKGRMENMSGHGTGRIKLDYVVPSRGLIGFRTEFLTETRGTGIANAVSEGYGPWAGEIRTRHNGSLVADRSGSITAYAMIQLADRGTFFVEPGADAYEGMVVGENPRAEDLDVNVCREKKLTNMRTSTADVMETLARPRKLSLEEALEFCAADECVEVAPEVVRVRKVTLDANQRGRERNRAKLRG
- a CDS encoding ABC transporter family substrate-binding protein gives rise to the protein MTRSGGARTRPGVLVVLVALLAAVSACSVTPPPPLVPSTPGMTVVPKEKLNEVVVGVDDVKGSYNPHTMAGQSTVTTALASLLLPSTFRADADGSPRVDLDLLVGAEVTKAEPYTVTYTIRRDASWSDGAPIAAEDFVYLWERMRAEPGVVDPAGYRLVSDITSREGGKVVEVVFRHPYPGWRSLFTNLLPAHLLKDAPGGWAAALTDSFPATAGPFAVRTLDQPRGEIILERNDRFWEQPAALDRVVLRRASQSATLDALKTGDDQAALVRADEKSLKGIDDLARTTPLTTAVVPRAEVVQVLARPAAPQMTDVRVRQAVLNALDRDELIAAGTRKGPAAELRADAQVVPPTKAGYQPTFQPNPTPVAQLLTEAGYTPQNGGWARDGKQLSLTIAAPDGVEPYVTVAHQVQRQLSLSGIAGRVLTTPPNQLFGRDLSGTATTDVEVVDIAVVPRVDTGDSAAALASAFGCRASLGDVSTPIPANLSGFCDQSVQTTIEDALTGNVLLSDALARVEPVLWQQAVAMPLFQVADLLVVLPQAQNVTAGAPFAGPLSGASTWRREGR
- a CDS encoding ABC transporter family substrate-binding protein produces the protein MRRSKAVSALALLTGAALLLSACGGGGTSGSDQGGQQNADPGKIGGQDELLKRPKVDDIGEISVVVEEGFHNYNNYIGATNNFSSVIALSQVSPSPYIADLSPDGKVVIKVDGDLMESIKVTSTEPQTIEWKVNKAAVWSDGKPIDCDDFHLKWLAGASKATIKGDDGSEAGIFDTSPTGYENIEKLECSDDDKTIKTTFFKDQAFADYRSLFSYIGSDGILPAHILEEKTGVADITKVTPDQNDETVKKVAEFFTKGWLGFDPSVALSGGPYLIESTDLKDQTVLVRNPKWWGEKPAASKVILKTNTDAQSAAQQLQNKEAVVIAPQADPAVAQQLRGDSSFKVFAAGGQTFEHVDFNMSRPLFKQNKELRVAIAQCFDREDLVEKLIKDVDPNAKPLGNFMFMPNEVGYEDHYSDTGKGDVAAAKKTLEDAGWKQGGDGIYTKGEFRASFKLGHKIVQRRADTVRILQDKCRQAGIEIIDDQAADFNDKRLPASEFDAALFAWVGQPVKAGSYGNYAQKEKGGTGNYNLYDSAVVTEKWQAANRMLDFQKRIEAMNEIDKQMRDDMHSVPLFQLADFAASTADISPISYIGVGGGVTWNLYAWQIKK
- a CDS encoding ABC transporter permease → MFRYIIRRLLISIPLLIVASFLCFGLVNAMGDPLGEWKLQKPRTPAEISAAYERTGYNKPFLERYVDWAGDFVTGDWGESVVPGNSGKPVKENVLNAFSVTLRLILGAEVIALVLGIAVGVIGAVRQYSIFDYIATGISFTMFSMPLFCIALVLKAGGIELNNWLESLGADRWIITAGPPGAGFSGSLGNQVFQYTGAYVLPTICLVAIQFALYSRFQRASMLDTLNADYVRTAQAKGISQARAIFKHAFRNALIPIITVSSLNIGANFGGAVITETVFGWSGMGKFLVDAITKLEPYEVLGFMMVTAVFIIVFNLIADVLYAILDPRIRLD